GACTGAGCAATGTCACATCGCCTCACGCTGCTGTTTGagtcaacacacacatgaagtgATTCTTTGATGCAGTTCGACAAATTGTGTTTCCTGCAGACGGTGACGTCAGACTCTGAAGTTGACTAGCTAATGTTATCTAAACTAACTAAACGTGCAGTTTTGCATTAGTCTGATGTGGAAATCAGAGCATTTTGTCAGCTTTACAGCATACATTAAATATGTGTCATACACATTTGCATTGATTCAGTGTTTTTCAGGCGGGAAATCATGCAGTAAAGGGATCATTTTATAAACCTCAGCAAAAATGCATGGATGCAGCACAGGAGTCAGGCTTGTTTATTACCACCCTGAATGAAAGGGTCCCTGAATCCAAGCTTCGTGTTCAGCCTCCATGTGGAACAGATATCATCAACTGTGAGATTGTTGACTTTTGTGGGTTGGAGCCTAACAGATCCAGGTTCTACGtgttcttcatcatcattcacaATCACTTACAGTAGTTGACACACAATAACATCACAGCATTGCATCACTCAGATGAACTGAACACCGCTACATCGCTGTTGAATGATGATGGTGGCCAGTTATTGAAGTAACTGCTGCAGTCACAGAGAAGCTCTACGCTTCCCTCCTCACACACTGCATCTAACCAGCGGTGATGTATTATTCATTATCAAGAAGGCTTCATACAGAAGACGAGGCTGAACCTGGGTGAATCTCTGGCTGCTGTACCTGCTCATGAAGCgtttggtttgtgtttctttactAAATAAAACCTAGTATCATGTGATACagtgtactgtgtgtacatCTAATTGGATCATTTAATAGCAACTTACTCAATTCTAAACCACTGATTTGACtacatttaatttaacaatGCTGCTAAAATGGAAATTGTTGGAATGTCCTGAAACCACCCATTCATCTCACCTCTACCTACAGTAAACGGGTTGGACCAGGAAGGCAGCAGTTCAGCACAACAACCCTATTCCTTTAGCCTTTCAGCCCACGTCTCGGGAAGCAGAGAGACATAATCCCTCTGACGTGTCCTGGATCATCCATCCAGTGAGACACACCTGGACCATGTCCCGATGAAAATGTCCAGGCACCCAACACAAGCGCTcaagccacctcaactggctcctctggATGGGGATGATGAGTCGCTCTACTCAGAGACCTTCAGTGACAGAGCTCCCCAGCACCCCACCACTCCGTAGAGGAAACACAGTTTTGGGAATGTAGCTCAAAGGGTAAATCTGTTAAACtaccagcagcttcagacatGAAGACTTTGCTTCACACTTGGCTGCAAACCAAATTGGCAGAACCATCCTACAAACCGTATGCTCTGCAGAAGctaacaggacaacatcatctgcaaaaagcagtaATGCAGCCCTGAGGTCCCTGACCCAGACCCACCAGAAACCTTGGCTGTTGAGCTCGTCCAGTGTTCCACAACCAGGGAGCTATTGTCTTTCCTTAACCTCTAACCCAGAGAAAGGCTGAGAAGTGCGATCCACCAAAAGCTGGATCTCTGTTTCTCCCCTCCTCAAAAAGAGGGACCTCCACCTGGTTGTACAATCCAACCTCCGGACAATACTACACATGCATGTGAACCATGACAGCCCCTCAGCATCCAGACACTGACTCAGGAAGGATGTGATCCACACAGGCTGCCGTCCCATAAACAACCTTAGGGGGCTCAGTGAGAGTGATGGACGATCCATCTCTGAGTATCTAGGACTGAGGAGACAGGGTTCTGTCATGTTCTCAtctggcttcctcctcagctgaaACTTTAACTTATATTTACCTTGTCATGTTCTTGGTTCCAAAGGTCTTCAACGAGCAGTGGCTGCTCATctagagcagctgcagctggtgcaggcTCAAGAGCAGACACACTCAAAACAGAAGGCCAACTCTGCATGTCGGTGTCGAATGGCTCTGTGGAAACGAGTTCTTCTTTGTCAGGGTAGAACAGATCCATTGGTTCAACCGGTTCACCATCGATATCTTCTGTGGGAGAACTTCGATCTGCATAAAACAAGTCCATGTTTCTGGAGACACTAACTGCCTCATAACACAATGTCCCGGTGGTTCCGTCGGAGTCTGAGGTGAATGAATCCTTGCTCTGCTGAGTGTTTTCTCCATCATTTAGACAAAAGGTGTCGCCAGTGATCGTCTCATCAGCTTCAGTCTGAGCAGTGACATCTTTGTCAGTATCATCAGTGTTGTGAACAAGCTCACATTGCTGTTGATCCTCACTTATGTCCCTCTTATCTGCTGGAACACTAGTGTCTACAGTGGAACAATTTCCATCATCAACTTCATCACTATGTTCTACATCctcattttgtgttgtttgaagaCTTTCTGGTATCATGCAGAAATTAATGTCAATGAGAGCTTTTTCATCACCGGTCATTTCTTCTGACTTTGTGCAGCTGCTGGCAGCTGTGTCTGTCGTTTCACTTCTAGCTACCTTTTCATCAGCTTGTCTTTCTAGGTCACATGTTTCCATTTTGATCTGCTCTTCCGGTTCACTGGAGATGGAGATTTGAGGAACTCTGGTTTCCAGGCCTTGCTCCAGCCGTGGGTTTGTTGCTACTTCTTGGGTGGATGGACACGTGTTTGCTAAAGCTTTACTAGTCTCTGTGCAATTACAGAAAATGGCTTCACTTGTTGTTTCTGGTATGTCCTCAAGCTTCTCTTTTGGGTCATTTAAAATTTCTGACCAATCTCTTGGTTCCTCTAAAATAAGATCTGTTTGATTTTCCACTTCATCATCCTCTGAGTTGTTTGTCTTTAGCAGACTTTCAATCTGATCATTATTCTGTTCTACGGTGTCCTGTCCAACCTCTGTGAGTGTTACCAGATTCTTCAAGCATGCCGGTTCCCTGTCTGGGTTCCCAAGTCTTGGCTGCGTTACTTCCTCAAAAAGCTTTAGAGGTGCTGGTTCATTTGTGGGACTGAGGTGGGACTGGTTTGTTTCATCAGGTTTAAGCAGATCATCAGCATACGAGCTGGTAAGTATCTGTGCAGCACACGGTTCCTCCTTAGGTCCTTCATCTGGTTGTCCACTTGGACACACTGGTTTATAGTGTGCTACTAAGTCTAAGTCTACTTCTCTAGGAATCTCAGGTTCCTGTTCTACTGTTTTGTACTGGTTGTAGTGTTCATCTTGCATCTTTTTATCCGAGCGCCCTTGGTTCTGTTCCTGAGTGCTCTCCAAGGAGCTCAATGAGTAAATTCCTTCATCAGTATACGACTCGGTAATGGACTGCTCGTCAGGGGTTTTGTCCTCCCCTGATGGGACGAAGCCTTCATCAGAATTGGTCACCTCCACTGGAGTGGCGCGGTACACGTCCCAGGCTGCTCCACTGTCACACAGTGAACTGTCACTTGCGCTCTCGCCAATTTTTTCAGACATTGTTCCAAACTCACTTTCCACCCAAGAATCCGGCGAGTTGATGGCTGAGTCACCAGCAACTGACTCGGgcacagtggagctgctgggtgACGGAGTATGACACAGTTGTGAGGGGTTAATCGCTGAATTGCTTAAGACCTCACTGACTGATTTCTTGGGGTCTTCAGTCCCACTCCTAGAGATGTCTTCCATGTGGGGGGAATCTGCTAAGACATCCTCACTGGACCATGATCGAGCTGCTGCTGGCCTCCATCGAGGTGTCATGGAGGTCCTGTCCTCTGACACGGAAGAAATCAAGATTTTGGGTGGGGGTTGGGCACAGTCCTTTTGGAACATGTAGGACCTCTCCCGCACTCTTCTCCGATCAGCACCATTCCTCATACGGTAGTCACTGTCGCGGAAGTTGAGTCGGCCCATAGAGACAGCGCGTTTCGTGAGAAGGGAAGGCTCCTCCTGCTGAGGCAGAAGCACACTACTTGGAAGATAAATCTGAAGACACCAGTTTTATATGCATTATTAAGAAGGACTCTTACCTCCTCCAGGCCTGGGAAGTGCTCCAAGAACTGGGACACATAGGTCATAATGCACTGCTCATCTGGTGCGTGGTTGGTCACATCTGGACAGACACAAAAGTCACCACACCGAAAATATATATAGAATCTCAGTTGGATTTTTGCATTTTGTTAAAGGTCCCCTTTTAATGCTAAATTCCCTTTTTAGttataaaatggaatattaacAATTATGTTAGTACACAGCCAACTGCTGTCCCCCACACCACAGCGTTAGTGGCAGCTCCTTGATGTTTCCCATGTACATGAACCACAGTCTATCAGAGGCTGAAATGACTTGCTTAAGCTAATGATCTTTTTATACAAAGGTCAGAGGCGAGTTACTGAAGGTTGGTTGTTATTGAAAACCACTGTTCACTCCTAAAGCAAGTACATAAAGGCTTTGTTGTTGTGGCATCAAACCAGCTACTGGTTCTATTACTTGTTAGAACAGTCTCTTGTGTACTGATACACGTTTTTTTTGTTACCCTCGGGCTCCAGCAGACGAGGGATACCCAGGCTGTAATGGGCTATCCTGAAGGCATCCTCCATATTCTCCCTTGGACTCCTCAGCAGGGCCTTCCTCATGTCTACCAGGCTGGGATCAATGGACTTAATGACAGCCAGGAAGGCCAGGCCGCTTGTCCAGCTCTTTCCAAAGTCCTGAACGGCCACGCCATACCTACGAGAAGAAATGTGGGTACAGTTTAATACTCTACCACAACTTAGTGAAAGTTTAAAAATGTAGTTCATTTGAATAAGGCAGTGTGTAGTATTAGAAGGAGCCTCAGACATATATGTCTGCAGATACTCAACCACTGGAGCAGTGCCTCAGTCTGAACTGAATCAACAtgtgtacagtatctgtctTCATATCAAACTGACTGATGATGTCCAGCTTATTTGTTACATTACTGAACTCAGACTTACTGTCTGTATATGTCTAACTATCTGTCTGGGACTGGCTCTATCAGAGAAGAGGTTGGAATCACACGTCCGACGTTGAACTGAACCACTCACTTGCGCGTTCGCTTCTGGACCCACTGCAGCAGCGTCTTGATGGCCTTGCCATGCTCTCGCATGGCCGTGGACGGCGGCTGTCGGTCGTCTGAGGGGCTGCTGCAGTGGGACGTGTCAGTGTCAGCGCTGGTGGGAATGGAcgacaggctggaggaggaggtgaactGGCTGCGGATGTTCCCTGTGAGCTCCTTAATCTGCAGGGAGACGGAGCCGGTGCTTTATTTTAGTATCCCACTGAAAGTGCTGGAGTGGCTCAGGAACACAAATGAGCTGTGGACAGAAACTGGCCAAGGTAAAAGCTCGGAACTGTTTAACTTCAAATAATTTGAACAGGTGGGAAAAAATCTGCACTAAGCAACAAAAATATTACATaatggttaccatggcaaccacaaCACTGCATACATCACACCAAACGAAGTCCGTTAGAATTAAAGCTCAAGTCTGAGAACAGACTTTGTTCAGTGTTTGACCACGAAGAATCAAATCTGCTGTAAAGGTCTgttcaaacacacatcaaccTGTGAAAACAGAACAACTACGAACCTGGAGGTCCATTAAGCAAATAATACATCTATGAGCCAGATGGAAGGTTCCCTTATGTCAGTCTGGTCATACCGTTACTAGCATGATGTTAAAAAAGTCGTTCTCTGCTTTAAATCCAGAGGTTTTTCCATAGGTGTCATCTGACTCAATAGTTCTCAGCTTTTCATCAGCTCCTACTTCTTCTTTAAATAATATTGTCTTTATAAACCTGCTGACCCACTTTGCACtgtatttaaattcaaatttaaacTACTGCACTAATTCACTGGTTTATGTTCTATTCAAGCACCAAATGACCAAAGCAAATTCCAATACAGTAAAACCTTGACTGTAATAAtggcaataaatacatttctgattctgattcaaaTTCTGGTCAAGTTGTCAACGTCATTATGTAAATCACTGCAGCTGAAGTTTATCACACGCAGAGGCTGCATTGGTCTGACTCAGTCGTTAGCAGCGGCCCCCTCACTGGTAGATACAGAGTTAGAACATAACATGAAGTTAATGTGTAATTGGGCTGTAGTTGATACTAACACAGACCTGAATGATCTCGGTCAGACTGGACAAGGATGAACTACTTTACAAAGCCAATGGAAGGGAGTGGAAGGGAGTGATGATTTTACCTGGAAGAAGAGGATGATGTTCCAGATGAGACCCAGGATGATGGATGCGTTGCCATCGGCAACATCAACCGCATCGATGCTTATCAGCTTTACCTAAGAGCACAAAGCATTGTATAAGCACGAACCTTCTGTTGCTGTTATTCCCTGTCACTCACCGTGGCCCCGTCTCGCATAACTTCATACTTCCTGGTTACACACACCTGGATTCTATGATCATATGATCTATGACTCAGTCCACAGCGGTTACTCTCCTTTGTTGATTTTGTGCATTTTATCTATTTCATCTTTGTGTTGGCTTGATCTGTTAGTTTTCATATGCCATAGAAGTGATTCTGTTTAAATTCACACACTTTGCCAGGTTCTGTTTTCATGTACATATGCAGCTGTAGTGAAACTGTTATCGATGCTGATTAGTTAGTTTTTGTCAGTAATGAAGCACAGTAACAGCTGATTGAATAGGACACTCACGTTTCTCTCCTCGAGGAAGGACAAGACCTTGGCTATGTTGTTGAGTCTGAAAATCCGATGGGAAGACTTCTTGAACCCATGAAGCTAGAAAATGATTCATTTTGAATATATGTTGGTGGTTACAACCATGTGAAAACATCAATTAGAAACAGGTTGTGTCTGACCAGTTTGCAGCCAGAGAGCTCCTCCAGCAAAGCCATGAGGATGCGTCCATCCTGGATGTCCCTGAACAGGTCGTGGACCTCGATGGGTGGGTTACACTGAGGAACAAGGAGGACATTCACAGCTGATTTGGTTTGATGTGACTAAAAGCTGTTTAGTGGTTGGAAGTCACTGGAATCAACACCTTCGAGGGTTGGTCATTACCTCAACCACTGTTATATGAAATGTTCTCATTCTGCGTTGCAGTATATGACCTCCATCTTAAAGTCACAAGCTAGTAGCAAAAGTCACTCCGTGACACTTGACACACATAAAGTCAAACATCGTAAACACAGATTCACACCAATGTTACACGCTGAGAGTGACTATCTGAGCATCTGTAACCGAAGCTAAGGTAGTGTCAACAGGAGGAAATGTGGAGCTTGCGCAACACAAGAAGTTCAGTGATTTGTCTTTCAACTCACAACAAACATAAATGCAGAGTGATGACACCAGCGTAACCTGGTAACAGCACTAATCCCGTCACCACAACAAGCCCGTTACCAGCACTTGTCTGGGCACGGTGAAGGTTGGCAGGTGGGTAGAGGAGACAATCAGACCATTGTCAGTTAGTGGGTCAGAGATTTGATGCAAGGCCAAACAATGAGTAAGACAAGAAAGACTGAttgtgagagagaaaacaaaatcGCTGATCAGACTCTGGAACAAAGAAAACATCCAGTGTCAGAGCAAATGCAACGGCGTGAgggaggctggagctggaagcACAGACTCATAGACTCACACCAGGAGGGTTTGATTTGACTGCGTTGGCCTGggttctgctctggttctgctctggttctgctctggCCCGTTAGTCCCGGGACTCATCCCAGGATCgacacacagaaccagctccatctCTCTTCACCTCTTTCTGTATTTGACCTGTGAGCCATCTTTGGTTCCTCTCAATTTACACAAGCACTGACGTTAGTTTAAAACAATTATGAGGTAAAGGAAAATGATCTATAAGCAGTGATCTGTATTCTGTATTAATGACTGGGCTTCAGCTGCTACTGAGGCGAGTGTAGAACCTCCTGATGGGGTCTAACAGGCATTATGCAGTGATGTTAATGTGTTACATATCTCAGATATGACGTTTTAATGAGTGAAGAACCTCCTGATGGGGTCGTTAGAAGCCGGCGTGAGGCATCAGCCACTTTGTGTCTCCAACCACGTGACACTGGAAATGGAGCTCAACTCGAAGGATGGATTATCTGGAGACATGGTCCACAGCTTCATCCTGCTTCATGCTGTCTACTGTATGATTGACCCCTCCATCCTCAGTGGTTCAGCACCAGCActgagccgctgctgcttcctcccatGAACACTTCACCGTGCAATCAAACTTTCATGTGGCAGCTGTATAATtcatgggtgtgtgtctgtcctcgTGTTCTGAGGAACCTCTTCACTGAGGCTCGGTGTGTTTGTGCAAACCTTTTCCAAGTGAAGGTTGATCCATCTGGTGAAGGTCCTCTTCTGAACAAGCTCCCGTTCaactgcaacacagacagaagagaTCAGTGTGAGTGTGCAGAGCTGAGCATCACCTCCTCTCAGTGTCTTCATGATTTATGTTTACTTGACGTTACAGTTCTGTTGTTTATGACACTGATCCAAATGTTAGACACCATGACTTCATTCGCTAACACATTTCTGTGACACATACAGTTTATTATAAAAATCTAAATCCATGTTTGATTatgatatatttattttttacctgCCGGAcaggtaaaaaataaataaataaataaaacataattttcaAACTGaagttttcttcattttttcaATTAATATTCAATTTATTAGAATTACAATGTTTGTAATTCTTAACATCTGACACATATAAAGGCCATATAACACACGAGAACACACGAACAAACTCGATAAGCTTTGcgaaaatgtttttgttcattaaataaaacatggcgGTTGTGATCATTTGAGTTTAGAAATAATATCACATTCAAGCagatcattattattttattatttattttatttctgtctgaCCATGAATGGCTCAGCAACCAGAGCCGTGACCTGAACTCCAGCACCGACAGACATGGAGGCGATGGAGGGTTTAGGATGTTGTCAACAGGACTGTGAGCCAGCTGCAGACGCTCCAGTTaacatccacttcctgttctgtctCTTACTGTGAAGGTTCACTATCTGTTTCTCTCTATTCAGATTTACCTTGACTCGTGTCGACAATCACAGTCGCCAGTTTCTCATCGGCTCCCTGTATATAGGCACCTGTTCAGGTGTTCTCTCATGAGGGTAACTGGGTTCACTGAACTGCAGCTAAGGATTCTTTAATTGTACCTGACATTAATGACGTCTAATGTAAACATTAATAGTCAGAAAATAAGGGTTGAGCTCAACAAATGATTTAGTtctgaatgtaaatgtttaataatcTAAGATGAGCTGGACTCCTCCATATGATGAAGCAACGCCTACAGATGTTCTGGAACCACCTACGCAGACACAGGAGATGAAACAGGCCGAGTCATAGTTGTTCCCTGGGAAACAAGTCGGAGCCTGAAAGCGTCTCAAGGCTACAGATGGAAAATGACAGGACGGCTCTCTGAAATATTCACATTACGGCCTTCCCTTCAGACTGCAGTGCCACATCAGCTTGAGACGTTACATAATTACAGAGCTCACATCCATTGTAGCCTCACACGCATCGTTTCAGCTGTGGAAGAAACGTCCTAATTGTTCTTCAGTCCTTTGATTCATGCTTGAACCCTCCAGGCTGCTGAAAGCTGGGCTCATTAGCTGGTTATAATCTGATTAGATAAAAACCCAGCCTACCCTTAACCTCTGCTCATCCTCTGATGCTCCCATCGCCGTGGTAACGCCGTGTGTAATACTGTATGGCATCATTCGTCTGTAGAACATTGGTCCAGACCTTGTGTGGTTTGTTCTAACGCAGTCACGTGAACCTCAGTCATTTTTACCTGACAATCCTCCAGATCCAAAGACTTCAACCTGTGCTGCTCAGTGAGGTCACATGTTTAGTGCATGTAGGTTTGTGGACAGCTGGATGTGACTGTAAGACGTcttcatgtgattcatgctgttgactTTAGGCTCTCATAAAACGTTAATGATTATTGGAGCAGAGGTTTGCTGGTGTCGTTAAAAGGACAAGCTGGGGTGAAGTTAAGGTGGAATATCTGGTGCTTCTGGTGCAAAGCTCCACTGGGACCAGTTTGGTTTCTATAACAATCCAATCAGAACCGGGGGGAGAGATACATCACATACAGAGGGATTTCATCTGAGCCACCCAACACTGgcagtggaaaaacaagacagagaaCATGAAGCAAAGCAGAatccaacagctggaggagtgTCAGACATTCCTCACATGACGGGAAATCTGCTGGTTAATCATGTTCTCTTTTGTTTCGCTCCTTCCAGTTTGTCATTATCTAAACATCTCGTCTTCACTGTACAAGCTCCATCCCCACGAACACAGCATGAGCGcgtcacctgagctgctgcagtccTACAGGCTGGAAGCCACAGCCTCCAACCAACCATTATCCTCCTTCCCCTGAAGGATCTCCTTTAGTTGTCTCTATAATCACTGCTCAGTGGTCAGAGGCCTGGGACCACACATGCTCCACGGGCACCGCTCCAACGTGGAATGTGTCTGTTTGAGCCGTCTTAAACAGGGTTCTGTGAACGGCAGCACTTTAACTTTGATCCTTGAGCAGGACAATAAACCACAGCAGATACCAAACAGCAGCCACCAGAACAGTAGCTAAATGCTTTAACTGCGTCCAGACTGTGTGCAGATTTGTTCACTCAAATCATAGATGTGCAGATTTTCATTCAGTGACTCATCATAATCAAACTGCGGCCCAGATGCAGCTGTCTTCTAATATACTTTGTATACTCTGCACATCACATAAACGCCTTAGAGGAGCTGCTGAATCAGGTCTGATCACGTAACACCGTCATAATGGGCTCGTGATCCCCCACAACCTGGAAAAAGCTCATTTTGATTTGATCTGATCTCAGCACAACATACGGCGGATGATGTCATCCCACATCAAACACTTTCCACATTCCAACATATTACATGAAGCGCCTGGAAAGCTCCTGGATAGAATCAGCAAAACACGCAGCACCTGAGGACACGAAGTAACAAAGAGGAGCTTTAGCAGCTAACACTGCAGGAGTGGATCGGTTCATATCACTGGGACGGCGTGTTCTCTGGAGCTCCGAAGCCTCCAGGCTGCAGGTCAACCTGAGCATCCGTCTGACGACTGCACGGATGGTGCTGcttctgcagtgtgtgtgtgcgtccaacAGTGGAAACACATGCATCTTCTCGATACTGGGACATAAAGGGGGTCTAACCCAGGTTTAGCGATGGCTGTTCACAGTATTTAGCAACAGAACCAAGTTGGACAGAGCCGGCCTGTAGTCAGGAGATGAATGTAGTCGGATCCTCAAGGCTTCAGACTCGACATGACACAGACCAGCTGATCCATCAGGCCTCCGCCAGCAGCAACACCTGAAGCACAACTCATCTGTCATCGccgcctccacagcagctgcttaatCATCACTTCAACACACCCACACTCGCATCAAACCACTTCCAGCATCCTCTCACTGCAGAGTTGGACAATCTGAACACTTGTtcagcacagaaacaacatTCAGCCACTTAATGGAAGCAGAGACTGAAGCTGAAGCCGCTGCGTTCAGTGGAGATCAGCTGTGAGGGGTTGGTTTTTTCTACGCGGCCCCTTTGATGAGTTTGACAGAAAAGGTGGATCTGAGCCTTTAGCTGGTAGTTTTCTCTAATGACTTACAAACCAAACAAGGCTCCAGGGTAGTTTATCTTTCTTCAGTGTTGAGACCTATGTAGTGAATGATGTGCACACGTCAAGTTCCCCCACGGAGTAACCGAAGGCGTCACCGTCTCACTGCTCAGAACATGAAACGCGACAGAACCGTGACACGTTGTGTCTCtgagaacacaaacagca
Above is a window of Betta splendens chromosome 22, fBetSpl5.4, whole genome shotgun sequence DNA encoding:
- the clmna gene encoding calmin isoform X3, yielding MSECPSWQILLEQRERGRGEGSGGTEREGGGREGGHCIGSIPPRKYQPGAAASSSLVSLRILLSSIVLPAAQRRDDAAANGSHPICCGSSRWATFRIAWLPSVRPDNSSSRLPAQCPAGLQMAGHEWEDWFEREELIGQISDIRVQNLQVERELVQKRTFTRWINLHLEKCNPPIEVHDLFRDIQDGRILMALLEELSGCKLLHGFKKSSHRIFRLNNIAKVLSFLEERNVKLISIDAVDVADGNASIILGLIWNIILFFQIKELTGNIRSQFTSSSSLSSIPTSADTDTSHCSSPSDDRQPPSTAMREHGKAIKTLLQWVQKRTRKYGVAVQDFGKSWTSGLAFLAVIKSIDPSLVDMRKALLRSPRENMEDAFRIAHYSLGIPRLLEPEDVTNHAPDEQCIMTYVSQFLEHFPGLEEQEEPSLLTKRAVSMGRLNFRDSDYRMRNGADRRRVRERSYMFQKDCAQPPPKILISSVSEDRTSMTPRWRPAAARSWSSEDVLADSPHMEDISRSGTEDPKKSVSEVLSNSAINPSQLCHTPSPSSSTVPESVAGDSAINSPDSWVESEFGTMSEKIGESASDSSLCDSGAAWDVYRATPVEVTNSDEGFVPSGEDKTPDEQSITESYTDEGIYSLSSLESTQEQNQGRSDKKMQDEHYNQYKTVEQEPEIPREVDLDLVAHYKPVCPSGQPDEGPKEEPCAAQILTSSYADDLLKPDETNQSHLSPTNEPAPLKLFEEVTQPRLGNPDREPACLKNLVTLTEVGQDTVEQNNDQIESLLKTNNSEDDEVENQTDLILEEPRDWSEILNDPKEKLEDIPETTSEAIFCNCTETSKALANTCPSTQEVATNPRLEQGLETRVPQISISSEPEEQIKMETCDLERQADEKVARSETTDTAASSCTKSEEMTGDEKALIDINFCMIPESLQTTQNEDVEHSDEVDDGNCSTVDTSVPADKRDISEDQQQCELVHNTDDTDKDVTAQTEADETITGDTFCLNDGENTQQSKDSFTSDSDGTTGTLCYEAVSVSRNMDLFYADRSSPTEDIDGEPVEPMDLFYPDKEELVSTEPFDTDMQSWPSVLSVSALEPAPAAAALDEQPLLVEDLWNQEHDKVSSDGECQRQQQRKSTSAVFSSSTTFRSSSFSFV
- the clmna gene encoding calmin isoform X2 gives rise to the protein MSECPSWQILLEQRERGRGEGSGGTEREGGGREGGHCIGSIPPRKYQPGAAASSSLVSLRILLSSIVLPAAQRRDDAAANGSHPICCGSSRWATFRIAWLPSVRPDNSSSRLPAQCPAGLQMAGHEWEDWFEREELIGQISDIRVQNLQVERELVQKRTFTRWINLHLEKCNPPIEVHDLFRDIQDGRILMALLEELSGCKLLHGFKKSSHRIFRLNNIAKVLSFLEERNVKLISIDAVDVADGNASIILGLIWNIILFFQIKELTGNIRSQFTSSSSLSSIPTSADTDTSHCSSPSDDRQPPSTAMREHGKAIKTLLQWVQKRTRKYGVAVQDFGKSWTSGLAFLAVIKSIDPSLVDMRKALLRSPRENMEDAFRIAHYSLGIPRLLEPEDVTNHAPDEQCIMTYVSQFLEHFPGLEEEEPSLLTKRAVSMGRLNFRDSDYRMRNGADRRRVRERSYMFQKDCAQPPPKILISSVSEDRTSMTPRWRPAAARSWSSEDVLADSPHMEDISRSGTEDPKKSVSEVLSNSAINPSQLCHTPSPSSSTVPESVAGDSAINSPDSWVESEFGTMSEKIGESASDSSLCDSGAAWDVYRATPVEVTNSDEGFVPSGEDKTPDEQSITESYTDEGIYSLSSLESTQEQNQGRSDKKMQDEHYNQYKTVEQEPEIPREVDLDLVAHYKPVCPSGQPDEGPKEEPCAAQILTSSYADDLLKPDETNQSHLSPTNEPAPLKLFEEVTQPRLGNPDREPACLKNLVTLTEVGQDTVEQNNDQIESLLKTNNSEDDEVENQTDLILEEPRDWSEILNDPKEKLEDIPETTSEAIFCNCTETSKALANTCPSTQEVATNPRLEQGLETRVPQISISSEPEEQIKMETCDLERQADEKVARSETTDTAASSCTKSEEMTGDEKALIDINFCMIPESLQTTQNEDVEHSDEVDDGNCSTVDTSVPADKRDISEDQQQCELVHNTDDTDKDVTAQTEADETITGDTFCLNDGENTQQSKDSFTSDSDGTTGTLCYEAVSVSRNMDLFYADRSSPTEDIDGEPVEPMDLFYPDKEELVSTEPFDTDMQSWPSVLSVSALEPAPAAAALDEQPLLVEDLWNQEHDKVSSEEPERWSGQRMGGRSDVCDVAEAAPQSLGCSSAASEPVRPDGSAVPPVLRHRKGPRFTPPTDGPTAEAAETWEAGGADSECGDSWELYLLLLLWMLLYSVWLLPQMDLKTLPGLLLNLQP
- the clmna gene encoding calmin isoform X1, coding for MSECPSWQILLEQRERGRGEGSGGTEREGGGREGGHCIGSIPPRKYQPGAAASSSLVSLRILLSSIVLPAAQRRDDAAANGSHPICCGSSRWATFRIAWLPSVRPDNSSSRLPAQCPAGLQMAGHEWEDWFEREELIGQISDIRVQNLQVERELVQKRTFTRWINLHLEKCNPPIEVHDLFRDIQDGRILMALLEELSGCKLLHGFKKSSHRIFRLNNIAKVLSFLEERNVKLISIDAVDVADGNASIILGLIWNIILFFQIKELTGNIRSQFTSSSSLSSIPTSADTDTSHCSSPSDDRQPPSTAMREHGKAIKTLLQWVQKRTRKYGVAVQDFGKSWTSGLAFLAVIKSIDPSLVDMRKALLRSPRENMEDAFRIAHYSLGIPRLLEPEDVTNHAPDEQCIMTYVSQFLEHFPGLEEQEEPSLLTKRAVSMGRLNFRDSDYRMRNGADRRRVRERSYMFQKDCAQPPPKILISSVSEDRTSMTPRWRPAAARSWSSEDVLADSPHMEDISRSGTEDPKKSVSEVLSNSAINPSQLCHTPSPSSSTVPESVAGDSAINSPDSWVESEFGTMSEKIGESASDSSLCDSGAAWDVYRATPVEVTNSDEGFVPSGEDKTPDEQSITESYTDEGIYSLSSLESTQEQNQGRSDKKMQDEHYNQYKTVEQEPEIPREVDLDLVAHYKPVCPSGQPDEGPKEEPCAAQILTSSYADDLLKPDETNQSHLSPTNEPAPLKLFEEVTQPRLGNPDREPACLKNLVTLTEVGQDTVEQNNDQIESLLKTNNSEDDEVENQTDLILEEPRDWSEILNDPKEKLEDIPETTSEAIFCNCTETSKALANTCPSTQEVATNPRLEQGLETRVPQISISSEPEEQIKMETCDLERQADEKVARSETTDTAASSCTKSEEMTGDEKALIDINFCMIPESLQTTQNEDVEHSDEVDDGNCSTVDTSVPADKRDISEDQQQCELVHNTDDTDKDVTAQTEADETITGDTFCLNDGENTQQSKDSFTSDSDGTTGTLCYEAVSVSRNMDLFYADRSSPTEDIDGEPVEPMDLFYPDKEELVSTEPFDTDMQSWPSVLSVSALEPAPAAAALDEQPLLVEDLWNQEHDKVSSEEPERWSGQRMGGRSDVCDVAEAAPQSLGCSSAASEPVRPDGSAVPPVLRHRKGPRFTPPTDGPTAEAAETWEAGGADSECGDSWELYLLLLLWMLLYSVWLLPQMDLKTLPGLLLNLQP